In a single window of the Dryobates pubescens isolate bDryPub1 chromosome Z, bDryPub1.pri, whole genome shotgun sequence genome:
- the KICS2 gene encoding KICSTOR subunit 2 yields MGESIPLGAPVPVEQAVLETFFSHLGIFSYDKAKDNVEKEREANKSAGASWLALLAGLAHLAAAEKAYHSMTFLGQKLGGQSFFSRKDSIRTIYTSLHNELKKVVATGRNALGGTAPHLEELLSHLSEQLCFFVQARMEIADFYEKMYTLSTQKFINSEELVNILESILKKYSSRFHHPILSPLESSFQLEVDVLAHLLKAQAQISEWKFLPSLVNLHSAHTKLQTWGQIFEKQRETKKHLFGGQSQKAVQPPHLFLWLMKLKNILLAKFSFYFHEALSRQTTASEMKTLTAKTNPDYFGKISSFIRKYDAVNVSLIFDNRGSESFQGHGYHHPHSYREAPKGVDQYPAVVSLPSDRPVMHWPNVIMIMTDRTSDLNSLEKVVHFYDDKVQSTYFLTRPEPHFTIVVIFESKKSERDYHFISFLNEISHSLKNSKAFASLKPGSKG; encoded by the exons ATGGGGGAGTCGATCCCGCTGGGCGCGCCGGTGCcggtggagcaggctgtgctggagaccTTTTTCTCTCACCTGGGCATCTTCTCCTACGACAAGGCCAAGGACAATGTGGAGAAGGAGCGGGAGGCCAATAAGAGCGCTGGGGCCAgctggctggccctgctggccggGCTGGCCCACCTGGCCGCCGCCGAGAAGGCCTACCACAGCATGACCTTCCTGGGCCAGAAGCTAG GTGGTCAGTCATTCTTCAGCCGAAAGGACTCCATCCGAACCATCTACACATCTCTGCATAATGAGCTGAAGAAGGTGGTGGCGACGGGTCGCAATGCACTAGGAGGAACAGCTCCTCACTTGGAAGAGCTGCTTTCTCACCTGTCTGAACAGCTCTGTTTTTTTGTTCAGGCTCGTATGGAAATTGCTGACTTCTATGAAAAAATGTACACGCTCAGCACCCAAAAGTTCATTAACTCTGAGGAACTGGTAAACATTTTGGAATCCATCTTAAAGAAATACAGCTCAAG ATTTCATCATCCAATCCTCAGTCCTCTTGAAAGCAGTTTCCAGCTGGAAGTAGATGTGCTTGCGCATCTCTTAAAGGCTCAGGCTCAGATCTCAGAGTGGAAGTTCCTTCCATCCCTGGTCAACCTGCACAGTGCTCACACAAAACTACAGACTTGGGGCCAGATTTTTGAGAAACAGCGAGAGACCAAGAAACATCTGTTTGGAGGGCAGTCTCAGAAAGCTGTGCAACCTCCACATCTCTTCCTCTGGCTGATGAAGCTCAAAAACATTCTCCTTGCCAAGTTTAGCTTTTACTTTCACGAGGCCCTGAGTCGACAAACAACAGCATCTGAAATGAAAACTTTGACTGCTAAAACAAATCCTGATTACTTTGGGAAGATTTCCAGCTTCATCCGGAAGTACGACGCCGTCAACGTTTCCTTAATTTTTGACAATCGTGGATCAGAAAGTTTTCAGGGACATGGCTATCACCACCCCCATTCTTACAGGGAAGCCCCCAAAGGAGTGGATCAGTACCCTGCCGTGGTGTCTCTGCCCAGTGACAGGCCCGTTATGCACTGGCCCAATGTAATTATGATTATGACTGATAGAACCTCTGACCTCAACAGTCTGGAGAAGGTTGTTCACTTCTATGATGACAAAGTCCAAAGCACGTACTTTTTGACTCGCCCTGAACCTCACTTTACCATTGTAGTTATTTTTGAGTCCAAGAAGTCGGAAAGGGACtaccattttatttcttttctcaaTGAAATTTCACATTCCCTTAAGAACTCCAAAGCTTTTGCAAGCTTGAAGCCTGGATCCAAAGGGTAA
- the RPL18A gene encoding 60S ribosomal protein L18a, which produces MKASGTLREYKVVGRCLPTPKCRTPPLYRMRIFAPNHVVAKSRFWYFVSQLKKMKKSSGEIVYCGQVFEKSPLRVKNFGIWLRYDSRSGTHNMYREYRDLTTAGAVTQCYRDMGARHRARAHSIQIMKVEEIAASKCRRPAVKQFHDSKIKFPLPHRVLRRQHKPRFTTKRPNTFF; this is translated from the exons ATGAAGGCGTCGGGCACC cTGCGGGAATACAAGGTGGTCGGGCGATGCCTGCCCACGCCGAAATGCAGGACCCCTCCTCTCTACCGCATGCGGATCTTCGCGCCGAACCATGTTGTTGCCAAGTCCCGGTTCTGGTACTTCGTTTCTCAGctaaagaagatgaagaaatcTTCTGGAGAAATTGTGTACTGCGGCCAG GTGTTTGAGAAGTCCCCTCTGCGGGTAAAAAATTTTGGTATTTGGTTGCGCTATGACTCTCGTAGTGGAACTCACAACATGTACAGGGAGTACAGGGATTTGACCACGGCTGGTGCTGTCACTCAGTGCT ATCGTGATATGGGAGCCCGTCATCGTGCCCGTGCTCACTCCATTCAGATCATGAAAGTTGAGGAAATAGCTGCGAGCAAGTGCCGTAGACCAGCAGTCAAGCAGTTTCAT GACTCTAAAATCAAGTTCCCTCTGCCACACAGAGTTCTGCGTCGCCAGCACAAACCACGTTTCACCACCAAGAGACCAAATACCTTCTTTTAA